A window of Equus quagga isolate Etosha38 unplaced genomic scaffold, UCLA_HA_Equagga_1.0 HiC_scaffold_2574_RagTag, whole genome shotgun sequence genomic DNA:
GGCGATGCTTGCAGATGGCCCTCGACCCAGGTACTGAGGGCCGGAGAGTGAGGCTGAGGGCGCGGAGGCAGGGGCAGCTATCCAGTTCCAGGAGAAGGCAGGTTCAGAGTTTGTGATCTCCATCCAAATCAGATTCTCCAAGGGGCCGAGTCCGTCTCCAGCAGGATCTGGAAGGGCTCAGGTATTTTCCAGGACAAATGGTGGCCACTGGGAGCCAATCTTTCCAGGTGTGTGGTACAAAGATCCTGGGACAGCGAGGTTAATTTTCCCTCTGTGGCTGTGCTTTGCTGAGAAAGTTCTAGAATGTGATGAGGCTGGAAGGGATGACAGACTgtcatggttaattttacgtgtcaacttgatggaccacagggtgcccagattaaacacTATTTCTGGATGTctctgtgagggtgtctctggaTGAGCATAGCATGTGAACTGGTGGACTCAGTAAAAAAGCTGGCCCTCCCCAATGTGTGCGGGCATCCTCCAATCCATCCAGGTCCTGAATAGAGCAaacaggtggaggaaggagagattggccccctttcctccctgtctgcctgctgggctgggccctgggtccTCTCCTGCCCTTAGACTGGGGTTTGCACCGTCAGCTCCCTCAGtgctcaggcctttggactcagactgaactaccactggctttcctgggtcctCTAGAGGGAAGCCCAAGGGGTGACGTGGGCCCTCAGCTGCCAGGGGCTCTAAGGCAAGGCTTCCTTCTGAGTGGAGGTGAAAAAAAAGGAGAGTCACTTTAGGGGGTTGGGTCCTCTGAGCTGCTGTTCTGCTCATAAGGCATGAGTGGAACCAGCCACTGAGATGAAAACACATCTTTAATCCCAGACGGGCTGCAAGGTGACCCACACCAGCAGTGATGTCCAGGGCAGAGGTGGAAGAACACAGGCCGTGACTCAGTTGCCCCATGGGGCTGGCACACTGCCCGCTGGCTTCTGCTGGTGTCTGTGCTAAAAGTCCTTTGGGTCATACTGATACTGGGGACCCAAAGAGCTCCCAGCCCAAGTGAAGGAAATCCTATtccagggcaggaagggagaaggggctgcccactggccacatgccccccctccccccacaatcATGGGCAGGACGTCTTCAACAGCAGATCATGTGACTTAGTCTCTGTaatcgtgtgagccaattcctcacaATAAATCTCTCCCTCTATCTACACATCCTGGTGGTTCCGTTTCTCCGGAGAACCCTGACCAATACGTGAGTCTTCATCGGAGCGTcctgacagcctccagctgcaCAACCCGCACAGCTGCGTGGGCAGCACTAAGCAGAGTGGCTGGGCCTCTGGAAGAGCTTGGTGATGGGGTCAACTCAGGCAGGGTGGGGACGGGGCAAACAGAACCTCCAATGGCGCGGGGTCTGGCCCAGCAGAGGGCGGAGGACAGGTGCTCACTGACTCCACCACCCTGGACCCCAGGGGAGACCCTCACGAAGAGGAGTGGTCAGGAGGGCTGGGAGCCCGATGGGTAGGCTGCTGCACCTCTGTCCtcacctgccctgggccccacgTGGGCCCCCACGTCCCTCCTGGTGCTTCTCTGTCAGAAGCCGTGAGCCACTCCCGCTTCATTCTAGGAGAGAGACGGGCGAGGTTGGGAGGTTGGGAGTGCCAGCAGTGTGGGAGGGGACAGTGTCCCCCTCACCCCAGGGTCCCAACATTTCCGGCTGCACAGGACAGGTGTTGTCACCACCCGAGGACGTGTTCTTTCTTCCCGGCTCATCAAGCATGTAAGTTTGGACAGGAACCTTATTTCTGTAGGGCTCGGCTTCCTCGGGGGACGTTGAGGTCACTCCCCCTCAGGGACCCAAGCCTGCAGGCTGGCCTCTGGGGCACTGGTCCGCGAGCTTCCAGCAGGTGCTTCCTGCCAGAACGCTTCCATGGGGCCAAGGCAAGGACCGCAAGGGCCGCCACAGGGCCGTTCCCCTAACCAACGCTACAAACCCAAGAAGGTTCAGGATGGTGGTGGCCAGAAGTGGGGGTGTGATGGCCCCACccctgggaggctggaggaggatgCTGGCCCAGCCCCTCGAGGGCCCCAGGAGCCCGGGCAGCATAGGCAGTGCGAGGCAGAGCACCGCTGTCTGCACCATGTCCTGGGCTCCTGTCCTGCTGGTGCTCCTCGCCCACCGCGCAGGTGAGAACACCCCAGAGCTTGCAGCCCccgccccttccctgcccccctgCCCTGGGGGCCCACATGCTTCTGTGTCCCCAGGTTGTGGCCCTCAGCCGGTGCTGAATCAGCCACCGTCTGTGTCCTCGTCCCCTGGAAGCACAGTCCGCCTGGCCTGCACCTTGAGCAGCGACCACGATGTCAGCCTTTACAGCATCTACTGGTACCAGCAGAGGCCTGGCCACCCTCCACGATTCTTGCTGAGATATTTCTCCCATTCAGACAAGAGCCAGGGCCCCAGGATCCCCCCTCGCTTCTCTGGATCCAAAGACTTGGCCAAGAACACAGGGTATTTGAGCATCTCCCAGCTGCAGCCTGAGGATGAGGCCGTGTATTTCTGTgctgtgggggcccagggctgggagagggagagggagagaggggcagagaaggagCCTGCTGCTCCAGGGCCCCAGGCGCCCCAGGACACGCTTAGCTTGAACTAAAGACAGAAGGGACATGCATCCCCATGGAGTGGTGCCTGTgggtgaggaggagggtgggCCGTGCGCGGCACAGAGAGGAGATGCTCCTTGTCCAATTAGGTGCCGCTGGAGGCTGGAGTGGGGGATTAAAGTTGCTTGTGTCTCAGGCAGTTGTGCTGAACTGGTGAGAGTGGCATCTGAATTATACAGAGAAGGCCCCAGATGCTCTGCAGAGGGTAGAATGGGGGGGCGCACCCAAGAACCAGCGTGGGCGAAGGTCCCAGGGGAGCGGCTGCTCACGGTCTGCTTGGCTGGTGCCCCTGCTCTTGTGGGTCATGGGGGGCAGGGCACTGACAGCACCTTGGGGGCACGCCCTGGCTGAGGACAGGACCTTCTGTTGTCTCCTGATTATTCTCAGGAGGTACAGGGTAAACAAGCTTAGAAAACGTCTTTCTCAGGCCTCTGGGGAGGAGAGTGGGTGCCGAGGTCCAGGGCAGGCTCTCCAGCTCAGTACTGTTGACATCCAGGGCCGGACAGTTCTCGGTCGCAGGGCTGGCCTGTGTgctgtaggatgttgagcagcatccctggcctcgaCCCACCAAATGCCAGTACCTGCAGCCTCCCACCTCTAGTTATGACGACCGGAAACATCTCCAGGCACTGCCAGATGTCCCCAGGCTGGCAAAATCCCCCCAACTGAGAGCCGGTGGTCTAGGTGAGAGAAATGCATCTGCTCTTCTGTGCAGGAGACCGGCAGGGGCCAGCGAACattttctggaaagggccagatagtaaagcATTTTGGCTTTCTGAGCCATCTGATCTTTGTTGcaactacagtcatgtgtcgcttaatgacaagcatacattctgagaaatgcgtcgttagtcgatttcattgttgtgtggaCGTCACAGAGTGTACTAGGCAAACCTGGACGGTGTAGGGCTCCACACCCGGGCTCTATGGTACTGATCTCACGGGACCtccatcgtatatgtggtctgttgttgaccaagaCGTGATTGTGGGGCGCATGACTGTACTCAGTTCTGTTTTACAGTGTGGAACGCGGCCACAGACAATATGTGAACAGATGGGCATGACtattatttacagaaacagaaggGCCTGGGCCAGATATGGAGCTCAgtccatagtttgccaacccgtGCTCCAGAGACAGAGCCCAGGTGCTGCTTCCAGGTTTCAACCAAGCCACACTTGGTTGGCCAGCTGAGGGCACCCGCTACTCCTCCGGTCTGATGACTTCAGGGTTACTAAACCTCTGGACCCTAGAAGGaactggaggcaggaggggcaTGTCCTCACCGACAGGCTCGTTGGGTGAAGAGGGAACGGGTGGGTTCCTTCAACCCTAGCCCACGGCACAGCACCCTGAACCCTGGGTGGTGGGTCAGGATGTGCCCTGAGAGAGGGACCCTGTCCATCAGGTGTACACACATGTGGACACGCCTCGCACGCAGAGAGGTGCCAGGCAAACCATCTCCCCTGTGATCCCAAACTTGGCTGAGAACATCCATTTATCAAGGCTAAGAAGACCCCAAGGGTCCCCCCGAGAGAGCCAGACGTACGTCAGAATCGGCCCTGCCCCGTGTGGCCTGAGTCTCTTCTGTAAAACAGCGGTCTCAGCTCACGCCGCCGTGTTCTGGGTACCCCCTGAGCATCCACTGCCTCCGGGCAACAGCTCTTCCTGCATCACGCCTCCGTCCCCGGGGAGGCGCCTCCAGGCCCGTGTTTCTAAGGCCAACGAGGTGGGACCCCAAAGCGCTCTGAATTCTGCTTGCAGCCTGCCCTTCTCCTGCTTCATCTTCTGGGATTCCGAGATCCTCTGCTGTGACAAGAAAGCCAGAGAGCAGAGAGTCACATTGGGCTCCTCCATCACCCTaaggccccagccccagcagatTCGTGGAGGACGAGAGCCGGGCCTCGGGCCTCGGGCTGGCCAGAGTGTAAGGCTTAGCTCTGGGCCGCCTTGGAAGGGTCATTTGAATCCTAGGCCAACAGTTCCAACACTGTatgtaaaaaggataaaaatagcaCTGATCAGTTTATATAAAGTGCTTACCTGGGCTTAACTGTAGTTAATTTATACAAAGTGCTTACCAGGGCTTGACAAAGAGTAGTACTGTTATTTCCTCATCAGTCCCCAGGCCTGGCCTTCCTGCTTCTCATAACTTTTCCTTTAGTCTGAGTCGTTTCTCCCCTCGACCATTATTGACGGGCCTCCTGCCCATCCCTCTGTGCAGCTGTACCCTCCACTCTGCATTACTCCCAGACCCAGCCTCACCTGCACCCCTCCTCTCCAACCTTTGATTGTCTCCCACCCTCAAAGGCACCTATGCAAGCCACATCTGTAATTTCCGATTTTTTGGTGGCTGCATTTTTctaaaatggtaaaaagaaacaggtgaaatgattttttttttaatttaaacagtatgtaattttattttctcttgaaaacaaATTAAGCACATTTAAGTGccaaacatttttcataaaattttgtcATTATCCAAAATGACTCCTTCTCTATATAAAAATTGTTAACAATCAACAATTTTTGTTTAATGCTCACATGGTATCCTTTTGCTCCGCCTGCAGTTGAAACAAAAGCAGTTAAACCAAGTTCCCTCTGAATTCATTTGATTTTtgagagaagaatgaatgaatgagaacaaAATATACATGAGTTAACTTTGCAAAGTTGCAGCTGGCTTCGATCTCTAATCTACTAATGGCACTATGGGCAAAATACAGGGCAGAATATAACTTGATCTTGGTCGACATATTAAAATGActttaatcactttaaaaatgatcTGAAGAATTGTCTTGGGGACCTGTTTTGAAAATACATCTCCTTTATACTGTTTCATAAACGgaaaatcactttcttttttttaaaaaaaggaatgattttaaaaaacatggagACTAAAGAattcatggaaaacaaaaagagctcACATGATAGTAGTGCTCTGGGCGACGGACAGCACTGTGCAACGGCGCCAAGAAGCAGTGCTTGCGTCTGATGAGCAGAGACCCAGGGACCCACCCTAGCAGCATGTTCCAAATGTGACTTTCGGTGCTTCACAACGGGAAGAGCCACAGCTCACACAAAAGCATTTTCACAAAATTCTCACAAACgttaaacagtatttaaaaatctaaaagagGATGCACAGACTTTCTCTGCACACACAGGCAGTGCTCAGCGAGAACAAATTTAGGCAGGCACAGTGGAGATAGGACAGGAAGCACCTCAAAAAGGAGTTAAGAAGCTGTACCTAAGCAGCTGTGATGTTTTAACTTAAaagttaaagatttaaaaatatcagaatgtACATATACCAGCCATTACATTCAGTCCACAGATGCCCAGATCTTTCACTGTGCAGCTTCTCTCTCCTGTAGATAGTTTTCATGACAACACAGGGTTTCATGGATAAGTTGTCACTGGTCGAAGAAAATGTCCTAAGCTTTAAACAGATTTAAAGAGCAATGCTCTCAATTTAGAAATAAAGTAGTACAAAAGGGCTAACAAACCCTAACAGTGCAAATCATCAGTAGAGAAAGTCTGTTGCAGCTTCTTTTACAAGCTGGCCTTTATAACACATGAAACAGGTAAAAAAAACTTAGCCTTAGTTTATAATACAATCATTTCCAAATCGGATTTTTTTTAGTACAAAATTTCATAAATCAGGTCTCCTGTGGATCATATACAATCATAAAGGCTAAATTCaaagtctttattttacaaa
This region includes:
- the LOC124232121 gene encoding immunoglobulin iota chain-like, producing MVVARSGGVMAPPLGGWRRMLAQPLEGPRSPGSIGSARQSTAVCTMSWAPVLLVLLAHRAGCGPQPVLNQPPSVSSSPGSTVRLACTLSSDHDVSLYSIYWYQQRPGHPPRFLLRYFSHSDKSQGPRIPPRFSGSKDLAKNTGYLSISQLQPEDEAVYFCAVGAQGWERERERGAEKEPAAPGPQAPQDTLSLN